Proteins from a genomic interval of Rubinisphaera italica:
- a CDS encoding sulfatase family protein, with the protein MKNKVTLLLCLFAMWTAPPLTEAARKNVVLFIADDHGFQIGAYGDEVAKSPGLDRLAAEGTKFTNAYCTTASCSASRSVIMTGLYNHATGHYGHAHGYNHFGTYQSVVPLTKHLDAAGYRTCSIGKYHLAPSDVYYFESYENKGIKGGSRNPVAMANNAGEWIKKEDDRPFFLYFCTSDPHRGGGPGNFANFNNRDNPYPETERNQFKADDMIVPPWLPETQEVKEELAEYYQACNRVDQGVQKLFEILEETGHLDDTLFIFTSDNGPPFPGAKTNLYQPGANLPFIVRDPDQKTKGLTTDAVINWTDITPSILEYCDVTPKKYPPLRTTEVGAPTPKGKEVPYKFHGRSFLPVLTQEHPENWDNTFMSHTFHEITMYYPMRVVIEGDYKLIFNIAHQLPYPNASDLFASPTWQSALKRDEKTFGQKTIYDYENRPRFELYNIAEDPYEGKNLSFDPEHQEKLKHLQEKLQAFQKQTKDPWELKWRYE; encoded by the coding sequence ATGAAAAATAAGGTAACGCTCCTGTTGTGTTTATTCGCGATGTGGACTGCACCACCGTTGACTGAAGCTGCAAGAAAGAATGTTGTGCTCTTCATTGCCGATGATCATGGTTTTCAAATCGGTGCTTATGGTGATGAAGTCGCCAAGTCGCCCGGGTTGGACCGACTGGCAGCAGAAGGGACGAAGTTCACGAATGCTTATTGTACAACCGCTAGTTGCTCTGCCAGTCGTTCGGTGATTATGACGGGGCTCTACAATCATGCGACAGGCCATTATGGCCATGCTCACGGATATAATCATTTCGGGACCTATCAGTCGGTAGTCCCGTTAACGAAACATCTCGATGCGGCTGGTTATCGCACCTGTTCAATTGGCAAATATCATCTGGCTCCTTCAGATGTTTATTACTTCGAAAGCTATGAAAACAAAGGGATAAAAGGAGGATCCCGTAATCCAGTTGCCATGGCCAATAATGCAGGAGAATGGATTAAAAAAGAGGATGATCGTCCTTTCTTCCTCTATTTCTGCACGTCCGATCCCCATCGTGGCGGAGGGCCCGGAAACTTTGCGAATTTTAATAATCGTGACAACCCGTATCCGGAAACTGAGCGAAATCAGTTCAAAGCGGACGACATGATCGTCCCCCCCTGGCTGCCGGAGACGCAGGAAGTTAAGGAGGAGTTAGCCGAGTATTATCAGGCCTGTAATCGAGTTGATCAGGGAGTGCAAAAACTCTTTGAAATTCTTGAAGAGACGGGACATCTCGATGATACGCTGTTTATTTTCACCAGCGACAACGGTCCTCCATTTCCGGGAGCAAAGACGAACCTCTATCAACCCGGTGCAAACTTGCCATTTATTGTGAGAGATCCTGATCAGAAAACTAAAGGTCTGACGACAGATGCCGTGATCAACTGGACCGATATCACACCCTCGATTCTCGAATACTGCGATGTCACACCCAAGAAATATCCACCTTTAAGAACGACGGAAGTCGGGGCACCGACTCCAAAAGGGAAAGAGGTTCCCTACAAATTTCATGGACGTTCGTTTCTGCCCGTGCTGACTCAGGAACATCCTGAGAATTGGGACAACACCTTCATGTCGCACACGTTTCATGAAATTACGATGTACTATCCGATGCGGGTTGTGATTGAAGGGGATTACAAACTGATCTTCAACATCGCTCACCAGTTGCCCTATCCGAATGCTTCGGATTTATTTGCATCTCCGACCTGGCAAAGTGCTTTGAAGCGAGACGAGAAAACCTTCGGCCAGAAGACGATTTACGATTATGAAAATCGCCCCCGCTTCGAGTTGTACAATATCGCTGAAGATCCTTACGAGGGGAAGAATCTTTCGTTTGATCCAGAGCATCAGGAAAAACTGAAACACTTGCAGGAGAAGTTGCAGGCGTTTCAGAAGCAGACGAAAGATCCATGGGAATTGAAATGGCGTTATGAATGA